One part of the Arabidopsis thaliana chromosome 4, partial sequence genome encodes these proteins:
- a CDS encoding Leucine-rich repeat protein kinase family protein (Leucine-rich repeat protein kinase family protein; FUNCTIONS IN: protein serine/threonine kinase activity, protein kinase activity, ATP binding; INVOLVED IN: transmembrane receptor protein tyrosine kinase signaling pathway, protein amino acid phosphorylation; LOCATED IN: plasma membrane; EXPRESSED IN: 20 plant structures; EXPRESSED DURING: 7 growth stages; CONTAINS InterPro DOMAIN/s: Protein kinase, catalytic domain (InterPro:IPR000719), Leucine-rich repeat-containing N-terminal domain, type 2 (InterPro:IPR013210), Leucine-rich repeat (InterPro:IPR001611), Serine-threonine/tyrosine-protein kinase (InterPro:IPR001245), Protein kinase-like domain (InterPro:IPR011009); BEST Arabidopsis thaliana protein match is: Leucine-rich repeat protein kinase family protein (TAIR:AT5G51560.1); Has 137585 Blast hits to 82845 proteins in 2335 species: Archae - 76; Bacteria - 8092; Metazoa - 33995; Fungi - 4579; Plants - 77671; Viruses - 189; Other Eukaryotes - 12983 (source: NCBI BLink).): MVTLCATLLILLSIFLATPSNVRGNAELKALMELKSSLDPENKLLRSWTFNGDPCDGSFEGIACNQHLKVANISLQGKRLVGKLSPAVAELKCLSGLYLHYNSLSGEIPQEITNLTELSDLYLNVNNFSGEIPADIGSMAGLQVMDLCCNSLTGKIPKNIGSLKKLNVLSLQHNKLTGEVPWTLGNLSMLSRLDLSFNNLLGLIPKTLANIPQLDTLDLRNNTLSGFVPPGLKKLNGSFQFENNTGLCGIDFPSLRACSAFDNANNIEQFKQPPGEIDTDKSALHNIPESVYLQKHCNQTHCKKSSSKLPQVALISSVITVTITLIGAGILTFFRYRRRKQKISNTPEFSEGRLSTDQQKEFRASPLVSLAYTKEWDPLGDSRNGAEFSQEPHLFVVNSSFRFNLEDIESATQCFSEANLLSRNSFTSVFKGVLRDGSPVAIRSINISSCKNEEVEFMNGLKLLSSLSHENLVKLRGFCCSRGRGECFLIYDFASKGKLSNFLDLQERETNLVLAWSARISIIKGIAKGIAYLHGSDQQKKPTIVHRNISVEKILLDEQFNPLIADSGLHNLLADDMVFSALKTSAAMGYLAPEYVTTGKFTEKTDIFAFGVIILQILSGKLMLTSSLRNAAENGEHNGFIDEDLREEFDKPEATAMARIGISCTQEIPNNRPNIETLLENINCMKSE; encoded by the exons ATGGTTACCTTATGTGCCACGTTACTGATCCTTCTCTCAATCTTTCTTGCAACTCCGTCGAATGTTCGAGGAAATGCAGAGCTGAAGGCTTTAATGGAGCTGAAATCGTCGCTTGACCCTGAAAACAAGCTTCTCCGTTCATGGACGTTTAACGGCGATCCATGCGACGGATCTTTCGAAGGAATTGCATGTAACCAGCATCTAAAAGTCGCAAACATATCATTACAAGGGAAACGTTTGGTCGGAAAATTGTCTCCGGCGGTTGCAGAGCTCAAATGTTTGTCAGGTCTTTACTTACATTACAATAGTCTCTCTGGAGAGATACCTCAAGAGATCACAAATCTTACTGAATTATCAGATCTTTATCTCAATGTTAATAACTTCTCTGGTGAGATTCCGGCAGATATCGGCTCCATGGCTGGCTTGCAAG TTATGGATCTTTGTTGCAACAGTTTAACAGGGAAGATACCAAAGAACATTGGATCCTTGAAGAAACTTAATGTGTTGTCTCTGCAACACAACAAACTAACCGGAGAGGTTCCTTGGACTTTAGGAAACTTGAGTATGTTAAGCAGGCTTGATTTAAGCTTCAACAATCTGTTAGGTTTAATCCCAAAAACCCTAGCCAACATTCCTCAGTTGGACACTCTTGACTTGCGCAACAATACTCTCTCTGGCTTTGTTCCTCCTG GTCTTAAGAAGTTGAATGGGAGCTTCCAGTTTGAGAACAACACCGGGTTATGTGGTATCGATTTTCCTTCTTTGAGAGCTTGTTCTGCTTTCGATAATGCGAATAATATCGAACAATTTAAGCAGCCTCCTGGTGAAATAGACACTGATAAATCAGCTCTTCACAACATTCCCGAGTCTGTATATCTCCAAAAGCATTGCAACCAAACACATTGCAAGAAATCCTCATCGAAACTCCCACAAGTTGCTTTGATTTCAAGCGTGATTACCGTCACTATAACATTGATTGGTGCTGGTATATTGACCTTCTTTCGCTACAGAAGAAGGAAGCAAAAGATCAGTAACACACCTGAGTTTTCCGAGGGAAGACTAAGCACAGATCAACAAAAAGAGTTCCGTGCATCGCCTTTAGTGAGTCTTGCCTACACTAAAGAATGGGATCCGCTAGGTGATAGCAGAAACGGAGCTGAGTTTTCACAAGAGCCTCATCTCTTTGTTGTAAATAGTAGCTTCAGGTTTAACTTAGAAGACATTGAATCAGCAACCCAATGCTTCTCAGAAGCTAATCTATTGAGCAGAAACAGCTTCACCTCAGTGTTCAAAGGAGTCCTCAGAGATGGTTCTCCGGTAGCTATCAGAAGCATCAACATAAGCAGTTGCAAGAACGAAGAAGTCGAATTCATGAACGGTTTAAAGCTTTTATCTTCGTTGTCACACGAAAACTTAGTGAAGCTACGTGGATTCTGCTGTTCTAGAGGCAGAGGAGAGTGTTTCCTCATCTATGATTTTGCTTCAAAAGGAAAGCTTTCAAATTTTCTTGACTTACAAGAACGCGAAACTAATCTGGTCCTTGCTTGGTCTGCAAGAATCTCCATCATCAAAGGGATTGCAAAAG GTATTGCTTACTTACATGGAAGTGATCAACAGAAGAAGCCTACAATAGTTCATCGAAACATCTCTGTCGAAAAAATCCTACTTGATGAACAATTTAACCCGTTAATCGCTGATTCGGGTCTTCACAACCTTCTAGCAGACGATATGGTCTTCTCAGCACTCAAAACAAGTGCAGCAATGGGATATTTAGCTCCGGAATACGTCACAACCGGAAAATTCACCGAGAAAACCGATATTTTCGCCTTTGGAGTCATCATTCTCCAGATACTCTCTGGTAAGCTCATGCTTACAAGTTCACTGAGAAATGCAGCTGAAAATGGAGAACATAACGGGTTCATCGATGAAGATCTTCGTGAAGAGTTTGATAAACCAGAGGCGACTGCAATGGCGAGGATTGGGATAAGCTGTACACAGGAGATACCAAACAATAGGCCTAATATAGAGACATTGCTTGAGAATATAAACTGTATGAAGAGTGAATGA
- a CDS encoding Leucine-rich repeat protein kinase family protein, which translates to MVTLCATLLILLSIFLATPSNVRGNAELKALMELKSSLDPENKLLRSWTFNGDPCDGSFEGIACNQHLKVANISLQGKRLVGKLSPAVAELKCLSGLYLHYNSLSGEIPQEITNLTELSDLYLNVNNFSGEIPADIGSMAGLQVMDLCCNSLTGKIPKNIGSLKKLNVLSLQHNKLTGEVPWTLGNLSMLSRLDLSFNNLLGLIPKTLANIPQLDTLDLRNNTLSGFVPPGLKKLNGSFQFENNTGLCGIDFPSLRACSAFDNANNIEQFKQPPGEIDTDKSALHNIPESVYLQKHCNQTHCKKSSSKLPQVALISSVITVTITLIGAGILTFFRYRRRKQKISNTPEFSEGRLSTDQQKEFRASPLVSLAYTKEWDPLGDSRNGAEFSQEPHLFVVNSSFRFNLEDIESATQCFSEANLLSRNSFTSVFKGVLRDGSPVAIRSINISSCKNEEVEFMNGLKLLSSLSHENLVKLRGFCCSRGRGECFLIYDFASKGKLSNFLDLQERETNLVLAWSARISIIKGIAKG; encoded by the exons ATGGTTACCTTATGTGCCACGTTACTGATCCTTCTCTCAATCTTTCTTGCAACTCCGTCGAATGTTCGAGGAAATGCAGAGCTGAAGGCTTTAATGGAGCTGAAATCGTCGCTTGACCCTGAAAACAAGCTTCTCCGTTCATGGACGTTTAACGGCGATCCATGCGACGGATCTTTCGAAGGAATTGCATGTAACCAGCATCTAAAAGTCGCAAACATATCATTACAAGGGAAACGTTTGGTCGGAAAATTGTCTCCGGCGGTTGCAGAGCTCAAATGTTTGTCAGGTCTTTACTTACATTACAATAGTCTCTCTGGAGAGATACCTCAAGAGATCACAAATCTTACTGAATTATCAGATCTTTATCTCAATGTTAATAACTTCTCTGGTGAGATTCCGGCAGATATCGGCTCCATGGCTGGCTTGCAAG TTATGGATCTTTGTTGCAACAGTTTAACAGGGAAGATACCAAAGAACATTGGATCCTTGAAGAAACTTAATGTGTTGTCTCTGCAACACAACAAACTAACCGGAGAGGTTCCTTGGACTTTAGGAAACTTGAGTATGTTAAGCAGGCTTGATTTAAGCTTCAACAATCTGTTAGGTTTAATCCCAAAAACCCTAGCCAACATTCCTCAGTTGGACACTCTTGACTTGCGCAACAATACTCTCTCTGGCTTTGTTCCTCCTG GTCTTAAGAAGTTGAATGGGAGCTTCCAGTTTGAGAACAACACCGGGTTATGTGGTATCGATTTTCCTTCTTTGAGAGCTTGTTCTGCTTTCGATAATGCGAATAATATCGAACAATTTAAGCAGCCTCCTGGTGAAATAGACACTGATAAATCAGCTCTTCACAACATTCCCGAGTCTGTATATCTCCAAAAGCATTGCAACCAAACACATTGCAAGAAATCCTCATCGAAACTCCCACAAGTTGCTTTGATTTCAAGCGTGATTACCGTCACTATAACATTGATTGGTGCTGGTATATTGACCTTCTTTCGCTACAGAAGAAGGAAGCAAAAGATCAGTAACACACCTGAGTTTTCCGAGGGAAGACTAAGCACAGATCAACAAAAAGAGTTCCGTGCATCGCCTTTAGTGAGTCTTGCCTACACTAAAGAATGGGATCCGCTAGGTGATAGCAGAAACGGAGCTGAGTTTTCACAAGAGCCTCATCTCTTTGTTGTAAATAGTAGCTTCAGGTTTAACTTAGAAGACATTGAATCAGCAACCCAATGCTTCTCAGAAGCTAATCTATTGAGCAGAAACAGCTTCACCTCAGTGTTCAAAGGAGTCCTCAGAGATGGTTCTCCGGTAGCTATCAGAAGCATCAACATAAGCAGTTGCAAGAACGAAGAAGTCGAATTCATGAACGGTTTAAAGCTTTTATCTTCGTTGTCACACGAAAACTTAGTGAAGCTACGTGGATTCTGCTGTTCTAGAGGCAGAGGAGAGTGTTTCCTCATCTATGATTTTGCTTCAAAAGGAAAGCTTTCAAATTTTCTTGACTTACAAGAACGCGAAACTAATCTGGTCCTTGCTTGGTCTGCAAGAATCTCCATCATCAAAGGGATTGCAAAAGGTTAA